One Setaria italica strain Yugu1 chromosome II, Setaria_italica_v2.0, whole genome shotgun sequence DNA segment encodes these proteins:
- the LOC101773846 gene encoding potassium transporter 18, whose product METTSSTNEDTGRGTMWELERNLDQPMDAEAGRLRNMYREKTYPTLVLLQLAFQSLGVVFGDLGTSPLYVFYNIFPHEIEDTEQVIGALSLIIYSLTLIPLVKYVFIVLRANDNGQGGTFALYSLLCRHAKINTIPNQHRTDEDLTTYSRHTYDEKSLAASIKRWLEGHQLRKNVILIIVLFGTCMAVGDGILTPAISVLSATGGIQVEEPKMRNDVVVIVSVVILIGLFSMQHFGTDKVSWLFAPIVLVWFILIGILGAVNIYKYDRSVLKAFNPIYVYRYFKRGRTSWASLGGIMLSITGTEALFADLSYFPVQAIQIAFTVVVFPCLLLQYTGQAAYIAQNTHSVPHAFYYSLPASILWPSFIVATAAAIVASQATISMTYSIIKQALALGCFPRVRIIHTSKKYRGQIYSPDINWILLIFCIAVTAGFKNQSQIANAYGTAVIMVMLVTTFLMVPIMLLVWRSHWTLVILFTTLSLIIEIPYFTAVVRKIDQGGWVPLVFAAAFLVIMYVWHYGTLKRYEFEMHSKVSMAWILGLGPSLGLVRVPGVGLVYTELASGVPHIFSHFITNLPAIHSTLVFVCVKYLPVYTVPLDERFLVKRIGPKNFHMFRCVARYGYKDIHKKDDDFEQMLLNSLMLFVRLESMMEEYTDSDEYSTGHELNQAGNANPRINGINNSSNMELSYTSHDSIIQVQSPNHTGNSQLMSSGQTYQTVGDEIAFLNACRDAGVVHILGNTIIRARRDSGFLKKIAINYMYAFLRKICRENSAIFNVPHESLLNVGQVFYV is encoded by the exons ATGGAGACTACTAGCTCAACAAATGAGGATACCGGTAGGGGGACAATGTGGGAGCTGGAAAGGAATCTCGATCAGCCCATGGATGCAGAGGCCGGGAGATTGAGGAACATGTACAGGGAAAAG ACATACCCAACACTTGTGCTGTTACAGTTAGCTTTCCAAAGCCTTGGTGTGGTGTTTGGGGATTTAGGCACATCACCTTTATATGTCTTCTACAACATTTTCCCTCATGAAATAGAAGACACGGAACAAGTTATTGGAGCACTCTCGCTTATTATTTACTCCCTTACTCTGATTCCACTTGTTAAATACGTCTTCATTGTCTTGAGGGCAAATGATAATGGCCAAG GTGGAACATTTGCTCTTTATTCACTGCTTTGCCGGCATGCAAAGATAAACACTATTCCTAATCAGCATCGAACAGATGAAGACCTAACAACATACAGTCGCCACACATATGATGAGAAATCTCTTGCTGCAAGTATCAAAAGATGGTTAGAGGGGCACCAACTCAGAAAGAATGTCATTCTTATTATTGTTCTTTTTGGTACTTGTATGGCCGTTGGAGATGGAATCCTCACTCCTGCCATATCAG TTCTTTCTGCGACTGGAGGAATACAAGTGGAAGAGCCCAAAATGAGAAATG ATGTGGTTGTCATCGTCTCTGTGGTCATATTGATTGGATTATTCAGCATGCAGCACTTTGGCACTGATAAAGTTAGCTGGCTTTTTGCGCCAATAGTGTTAGTTTGGTTCATTCTCATTGGAATACTAGGCGCTGTAAACATCTACAAATACGATCGGTCTGTCCTCAAGGCGTTTAATCCTATTTATGTCTATCGGTACTTCAAGCGAGGGAGGACTAGCTGGGCTTCTTTAGGAGGAATTATGCTCAGCATTACAG GGACAGAAGCACTGTTTGCTGATCTTTCATATTTCCCTGTACAAGCTATTCAG ATTGCTTTTACCGTGGTTGTGTTTCCCTGCCTTCTTTTGCAGTATACTGGCCAAGCTGCCTATATAGCTCAGAATACACACAGTGTCCCCCACGCTTTCTATTATTCCCTTCCAG CTTCTATACTTTGGCCGTCATTCATTGTTGCAACAGCTGCTGCAATAGTTGCTAGTCAAGCCACTATATCGATGACATATTCGATTATCAAGCAAGCACTTGCTCTAGGGTGCTTCCCCAGAGTGAGGATTATCCATACGTCCAAGAAGTATCGAGGCCAGATATACAGTCCTGATATCAATTGGATCCTTTTGATATTCTGCATCGCTGTCACTGCTGGATTTAAAAACCAAAGCCAGATAGCAAATGCATATG GTACTGCTGTGATAATGGTTATGCTTGTGACAACATTTCTCATGGTCCCCATAATGCTGCTGGTGTGGCGCAGCCACTGGACCTTGGTCATTCTTTTCACCACGCTGTCATTGATTATTGAAATTCCATACTTCACTGCTGTGGTGCGGAAGATCGATCAGGGTGGATGGGTTCCTCTTGTGTTTGCCGCTGCCTTCCTCGTCATCATGTATGTATGGCACTACGGTACACTCAAGCGCTACGAATTCGAGATGCACAGCAAGGTGTCCATGGCATGGATCCTAGGCCTTGGTCCAAGCCTTGGTCTTGTCAGGGTGCCCGGTGTCGGCCTGGTGTACACTGAGCTGGCGAGCGGTGTTCCTCACATTTTCTCACACTTCATCACCAACCTCCCGGCCATACACTCCACCCTGGTCTTCGTCTGTGTGAAGTACCTTCCTGTCTACACCGTGCCACTGGATGAAAGGTTCCTTGTGAAGCGAATCGGCCCCAAGAACTTCCACATGTTCCGCTGCGTGGCGCGGTATGGCTACAAGGACATTCACAAGAAGGATGATGACTTCGAGCAGATGCTCTTAAACAGCCTGATGCTCTTTGTCCGGCTGGAGAGTATGATGGAAGAGTACACAGACTCTGATGAGTACAGCACCGGCCATGAGCTGAACCAGGCAGGCAACGCCAACCCAAGAATCAATGGCATCAACAACAGTTCAAACATGGAGCTCAGCTACACATCCCACGACTCCATTATACAGGTGCAGTCCCCAAACCATACTGGGAACAGCCAGTTGATGTCGTCAGGCCAGACGTACCAGACGGTGGGCGACGAGATCGCGTTCCTGAACGCGTGCAGGGACGCTGGGGTGGTGCACATCCTTGGGAACACGATCATCAGGGCTCGCAGGGATTCGGGGTTCCTAAAGAAGATTGCTATCAACTACATGTATGCTTTCCTTAGGAAGATCTGCAGGGAGAACAGTGCCATCTTCAATGTTCCCCATGAGAGCCTACTGAATGTTGGGCAAGTGTTCTATGTGTAA